Proteins found in one Candidatus Zixiibacteriota bacterium genomic segment:
- the gcvPB gene encoding aminomethyl-transferring glycine dehydrogenase subunit GcvPB, with protein sequence MERLKGTTIFDLSQTGARGVAVAEGAVPSDPRWHIRTSLQRREPPDWPEVAEPDVVRHYTRLSTYNHHLDKNTYPLGSCTMKYNPKINDRAAALPGFSRLHPEVTDADCQGALQLIWELARDLAVITGMHEMRLQPSAGAQGEMVGLLMARAYHRKRSGDRTKVLIPDSAHGTNPASVTLAGFETVAIKSNKQGLVDPEALDHALDESVACLMLTNPNTLGLFEKEIVRIAAMCHDKGALLYNDGANTNALLGIARAGDMGFDVLHLNLHKTFSTPHGGGGPGAAAVGANAALAPFLPGSPIRRVSGDDGAEHYVRSAPGPDAIGSVHPFFGNFGLLVRAYVYIRTLGAAGLAQASRDAILAANYLRARIKDAYDVPHAGPCMHEFVASAVRQKAQGVRAGQIAKRLLDFGVHAPTVYFPLIVPEALMIEPTETESLARLDAYADALLQIAHEVEHDPELVNSAPHETPFLRIDEARAARDLDVG encoded by the coding sequence ATGGAACGACTGAAGGGCACAACGATCTTTGACTTATCGCAGACAGGGGCGCGCGGTGTTGCCGTCGCCGAAGGCGCCGTGCCGTCCGACCCGCGTTGGCACATTCGAACCTCACTACAGCGCCGTGAGCCGCCGGACTGGCCCGAAGTCGCCGAGCCCGATGTCGTGCGACACTATACGCGCTTGTCGACTTACAATCACCACCTCGACAAGAACACCTACCCGTTGGGTTCCTGTACGATGAAGTACAACCCCAAGATCAACGACCGCGCGGCGGCGTTGCCGGGATTTTCGCGTCTGCATCCCGAAGTGACCGATGCCGACTGCCAGGGCGCGTTGCAGTTGATCTGGGAGTTGGCGCGCGATCTGGCGGTCATCACCGGAATGCACGAAATGCGACTACAGCCGTCCGCCGGGGCGCAGGGCGAAATGGTGGGGTTGCTGATGGCGCGGGCCTATCATCGCAAGCGCAGTGGGGACCGGACGAAGGTCCTGATTCCCGATTCCGCGCACGGCACCAATCCTGCCTCGGTGACGCTGGCGGGGTTCGAGACTGTCGCAATCAAATCGAACAAACAGGGTCTGGTCGACCCCGAGGCATTGGATCACGCGCTCGATGAGAGCGTCGCCTGCCTGATGCTGACCAATCCGAATACGCTGGGACTGTTCGAGAAGGAAATTGTCCGCATCGCCGCAATGTGCCACGACAAGGGCGCGCTTCTGTACAACGATGGCGCCAACACCAATGCGCTGCTGGGCATTGCGCGTGCCGGCGACATGGGGTTCGACGTGCTCCACCTGAACCTGCACAAGACATTCTCCACCCCCCATGGCGGCGGCGGTCCCGGCGCCGCGGCTGTCGGCGCAAACGCTGCACTCGCGCCCTTTCTGCCCGGCTCACCGATTCGCAGAGTCTCCGGTGACGACGGCGCAGAGCACTACGTGCGATCGGCGCCCGGCCCCGATGCGATCGGCTCGGTTCATCCGTTCTTCGGCAACTTCGGGTTGCTCGTGCGCGCATATGTATACATCCGCACGCTGGGCGCTGCCGGACTGGCGCAGGCCTCGCGCGATGCCATCCTGGCGGCGAACTATCTGCGCGCGCGGATCAAGGACGCGTACGATGTCCCCCACGCGGGCCCGTGCATGCATGAGTTTGTCGCATCGGCCGTTCGACAGAAGGCCCAGGGGGTGCGCGCCGGACAGATCGCCAAGCGGCTGCTGGACTTCGGTGTCCATGCCCCCACGGTCTATTTCCCGCTGATCGTGCCGGAGGCATTGATGATCGAACCGACTGAGACCGAAAGTCTCGCACGTCTCGATGCCTATGCCGATGCCCTTCTGCAGATCGCCCACGAGGTCGAGCACGATCCGGAATTGGTCAACAGCGCTCCCCACGAGACACCGTTCCTGCGCATCGACGAAGCCCGGGCCGCGCGCGATCTCGACGTCGGATAG
- a CDS encoding ATP-binding cassette domain-containing protein, protein MSWSLDKVSVWYETPDGVVRALDEVSLSVRAGERVAITGGNGSGKSTLGLCLAGLISPSCGHVRSSSPAAVVFQSPDDNLIAATPGDEIALTLEHRFGSDVTESAVKQCLARFGLSHLGTRPMERLSGGERQVIALACALTAGRDLLVLDEPTAHLDPPARRSILEALIHMPSDSSRGVARVLITQYENEVRQCERVIHLGAGRVLYDGHPDGWSGLESEYGHGDVPDDMPLRTGREILQTVGLSQLDSPGWPLPASALADIHVSIRQGEAIAICGPIGSGKTTFAYHLAGLIAKFAGRIERFSFSGRRDFLPVVMIQFPERQLFCPTVDEDIAFGLRRRGYSGADIQSTTLRVMSHFGLPMATFAQRSPFSLSGGQKRRAALACLSALPADLYILDEPNASLDGEGYASLSGQCRRWLNDEKSFILISHDLAFLRALTRRVWVLDRGRILFDGSWAELDRSPQVLESIGFR, encoded by the coding sequence ATGAGTTGGTCACTGGACAAGGTGTCGGTTTGGTACGAGACGCCCGACGGTGTTGTTCGCGCACTTGACGAGGTGTCCCTGAGTGTCAGGGCCGGAGAACGCGTTGCCATTACCGGCGGCAACGGTTCGGGAAAGTCCACGCTCGGTCTCTGCCTTGCGGGGTTGATTTCACCGTCATGTGGACACGTCCGCTCATCGTCACCGGCGGCGGTTGTCTTCCAATCCCCCGATGACAACCTGATTGCGGCCACACCGGGAGACGAAATCGCGCTCACGCTCGAGCACCGATTTGGAAGTGACGTCACCGAGAGCGCGGTGAAGCAATGCCTTGCTCGATTCGGATTGTCACACTTGGGCACGCGCCCGATGGAACGGCTTTCCGGAGGCGAGCGTCAGGTGATCGCCCTCGCCTGCGCGCTCACAGCGGGACGAGACCTGCTGGTTCTGGATGAGCCGACGGCGCACTTGGACCCGCCTGCCCGGCGGTCGATTCTTGAGGCGCTGATCCACATGCCGTCCGACTCGAGCCGTGGCGTCGCGCGCGTTCTGATCACGCAATACGAAAATGAGGTTCGACAGTGCGAACGTGTAATTCATCTGGGCGCGGGGCGCGTCCTCTATGACGGCCATCCGGACGGTTGGTCGGGATTGGAGTCTGAGTACGGCCACGGCGATGTGCCCGATGATATGCCCCTCAGGACAGGAAGGGAAATCCTGCAGACGGTCGGCCTGTCTCAGTTGGACAGTCCCGGATGGCCGCTGCCGGCATCGGCGCTGGCTGACATCCACGTATCGATCCGACAAGGCGAAGCCATCGCGATCTGCGGTCCCATCGGATCGGGGAAGACCACGTTCGCATACCACTTGGCAGGGTTGATAGCGAAGTTTGCCGGCCGCATCGAGCGGTTTTCGTTTTCCGGACGGCGCGACTTCCTCCCGGTTGTCATGATTCAGTTCCCGGAACGCCAGTTATTCTGCCCGACGGTCGACGAGGACATCGCGTTCGGTCTCAGACGGCGCGGTTACTCGGGCGCGGACATTCAATCCACGACACTGCGCGTCATGTCGCACTTCGGATTGCCGATGGCGACTTTTGCGCAACGTTCTCCGTTTTCGCTGTCCGGAGGGCAGAAGCGCCGCGCCGCGTTGGCGTGCCTGTCGGCTCTGCCGGCCGATCTGTATATCCTCGATGAACCGAACGCATCCTTGGATGGCGAGGGCTACGCCTCGCTGTCGGGACAATGCCGTCGCTGGCTCAACGACGAAAAGAGCTTCATTCTGATCTCTCACGATTTGGCTTTTCTTCGCGCCCTGACACGACGGGTTTGGGTGCTCGACCGCGGCCGCATCCTTTTCGATGGGAGTTGGGCAGAATTGGATCGATCACCGCAGGTCCTTGAATCCATTGGGTTTCGCTGA
- the pyrR gene encoding bifunctional pyr operon transcriptional regulator/uracil phosphoribosyltransferase PyrR, whose amino-acid sequence MTAELTAVRPVMDAASIRRGIERIAHEILETNGGVNNLVLIGIRTRGAYLADRIGAVIERVEEESVPVGYLDISFYRDDVRGTLAAPVVQKTEILFNVDGRVVVLVDDVLFTGRTIRAALDALMDLGRPLAIRLAVLIDRGHRELPIRADYVGKNIPTSRKEQVVVQLQEKDGADGVTVGRLTAPRIRGKSQATLEFDSDAE is encoded by the coding sequence GTGACAGCCGAGTTGACCGCGGTTCGCCCGGTGATGGATGCGGCGTCGATCCGACGCGGCATCGAACGCATTGCGCACGAGATTCTGGAAACCAACGGCGGCGTCAACAACCTCGTTCTGATCGGTATCCGCACGCGCGGCGCCTATCTCGCCGACCGCATCGGCGCGGTCATCGAGCGTGTCGAGGAGGAATCGGTGCCCGTCGGGTATCTCGACATCTCGTTTTATCGCGACGATGTCCGTGGAACCCTCGCGGCCCCCGTCGTGCAGAAGACCGAAATCCTCTTTAATGTCGACGGGCGGGTCGTTGTTCTGGTCGACGATGTGCTCTTCACCGGCCGCACCATTCGCGCGGCCCTCGATGCCCTGATGGATTTGGGACGTCCCCTGGCAATCCGGCTGGCAGTGCTGATCGACCGCGGGCACCGCGAGTTGCCGATACGCGCCGATTATGTCGGCAAGAACATTCCGACTTCGCGCAAGGAGCAGGTGGTCGTCCAGCTTCAGGAGAAAGACGGCGCCGATGGTGTCACGGTCGGGCGACTGACCGCGCCGCGTATCAGGGGGAAAAGTCAAGCGACCCTGGAGTTCGATTCGGACGCGGAATAG
- a CDS encoding aspartate carbamoyltransferase catalytic subunit: protein MVVTNRPKRRARADVAQPVETIDSPPPVDSSRRAGTLQIKHLLGLEGVCREDLELILTTSESFKGVLDRPVKKVPPLRGQTVVNLFYEPSTRTRISFELAEKRLSADVVNFAASTSSVAKGESLRDTVNNILAMKTDVVVIRHPSPGTPHFLARTTNAIVLNAGDGAHEHPTQGLLDIYTLWERWGSLAGKRVLIVGDILHSRVARSNIWGLMTMGAEVAVCGPATLTPKEFAELGVSVYTNLDRALEYGFDAINVLRIQSERQKSDFLPTLREYSRLFGVNAARASRLRDGGLIMHPGPMNRGVEITSEVADSPISVILDQVTNGLAVRMAVLYLLCGGQAPENNPGASA, encoded by the coding sequence ATGGTCGTGACAAACAGACCGAAGCGCCGCGCCAGGGCCGACGTGGCCCAGCCGGTCGAAACGATCGACAGCCCGCCGCCTGTCGATTCCTCGCGCCGCGCCGGCACGCTCCAAATCAAACACCTGCTCGGATTGGAGGGAGTGTGCCGCGAGGATTTGGAGCTGATCCTGACCACGTCCGAGTCCTTCAAGGGCGTGCTGGATCGTCCGGTCAAGAAAGTGCCCCCGTTGCGCGGACAGACAGTCGTCAACCTGTTCTACGAGCCGTCGACGCGAACGCGCATCTCATTTGAGCTCGCCGAGAAACGGTTGTCGGCCGACGTGGTCAACTTCGCCGCCTCGACATCGTCGGTTGCCAAGGGCGAATCGCTCCGCGATACGGTCAACAACATCCTCGCGATGAAGACCGACGTCGTCGTGATTCGGCATCCGTCTCCCGGCACACCGCACTTCCTGGCGCGCACAACCAACGCCATCGTGCTCAATGCCGGCGACGGCGCCCATGAGCATCCCACACAGGGACTGCTCGATATCTACACGCTCTGGGAGCGTTGGGGGAGTCTGGCCGGAAAGCGCGTGCTGATTGTCGGCGACATCCTGCATTCGCGAGTGGCGCGATCGAATATCTGGGGATTGATGACAATGGGCGCCGAAGTCGCGGTCTGTGGCCCGGCGACCCTGACTCCGAAGGAATTCGCCGAGCTGGGCGTATCGGTTTACACGAATCTCGACCGCGCGCTCGAATACGGCTTTGACGCGATTAATGTTCTCCGCATCCAAAGTGAACGCCAAAAGAGCGACTTTCTTCCGACACTGCGAGAGTACTCGCGTCTGTTCGGCGTCAATGCCGCACGCGCGTCACGATTGCGTGACGGCGGCCTCATCATGCACCCGGGGCCGATGAACCGTGGCGTCGAGATTACATCGGAAGTCGCCGACAGTCCGATTTCGGTAATCCTCGACCAGGTGACCAACGGTCTGGCCGTGCGCATGGCGGTGTTGTACCTGCTGTGTGGCGGCCAGGCGCCGGAGAATAATCCCGGAGCGAGCGCATGA
- a CDS encoding dihydroorotase produces MRRSQSPRTRLIFGGRVIDPASGHDGAADVLIAADGTVAGIHPKSSDNYSSIPDAERIDASGMIVAPGFVDLHVHLREPGREDEETVASGSAAGVRGGFTTVCCMPNTEPAIADQETVRFVLHRAEEAPGRVHPIGAITRERQGHSLAEIAEMVDAGAIAFSDDGSPVASAGLLRRAMEYSRMFDVPIASHCETPDLSGDGVMHEGVVSMKLGLRGIPAISEEICVARDIALARVTGAHLHVCHVSTEGSVEIIRKAKQSGVRVTAEVTPHHLTLTDDLIARQFDPLLKVNPPLRTARDVEACRAGLADGTLDCIATDHAPHAEQEKDGEFDLAPFGMIGLETALGVSVRAMVESKLLDWSGLIDRLTRRPAEVFGIEAGTLQKGRAADVVILDPRAKWTVTPDTLISRSKNSPFFGWEITGTTVATVVGGHLVYSANGHNGYP; encoded by the coding sequence ATGAGGAGATCGCAATCACCGCGCACGCGGCTCATCTTCGGTGGGCGCGTCATCGATCCCGCGTCAGGGCATGACGGTGCCGCCGATGTGTTGATCGCAGCGGACGGGACAGTCGCCGGGATCCATCCAAAATCGTCCGACAACTACAGCTCGATCCCCGACGCCGAGCGCATCGATGCGAGCGGGATGATCGTCGCGCCCGGCTTCGTCGATTTGCACGTGCATCTGCGCGAACCGGGGCGCGAAGATGAAGAGACCGTCGCCAGCGGCTCCGCCGCCGGTGTACGGGGCGGGTTCACTACCGTCTGCTGTATGCCGAATACCGAACCGGCGATCGCCGATCAGGAAACTGTCCGATTCGTCCTGCATCGCGCGGAGGAAGCGCCCGGACGGGTCCATCCGATCGGCGCCATCACCCGTGAACGACAGGGTCACTCGCTGGCCGAGATCGCCGAGATGGTCGATGCCGGCGCCATTGCCTTCTCCGACGACGGTTCCCCGGTGGCGTCGGCCGGGCTGTTGCGGCGTGCGATGGAGTACTCACGGATGTTTGACGTGCCCATCGCGTCACATTGCGAAACACCCGATTTGTCCGGCGACGGTGTGATGCACGAGGGCGTCGTGTCGATGAAGCTGGGTCTGCGCGGCATACCGGCGATTTCCGAGGAAATCTGCGTGGCCCGTGACATCGCGCTGGCACGCGTCACCGGAGCGCACTTGCACGTCTGTCATGTGTCCACCGAAGGGTCGGTTGAAATCATCCGCAAAGCCAAACAGTCGGGAGTCCGCGTAACGGCCGAGGTCACCCCGCATCATCTGACATTGACCGATGATCTCATTGCCCGGCAATTCGATCCGCTGCTGAAAGTCAACCCGCCGCTGCGGACCGCGCGCGACGTCGAAGCATGCCGCGCGGGATTGGCCGATGGCACTTTGGATTGCATCGCCACCGATCATGCCCCGCACGCCGAGCAGGAAAAGGACGGCGAATTCGATCTGGCGCCGTTCGGCATGATCGGCCTGGAGACTGCGCTCGGAGTTTCTGTTCGGGCCATGGTGGAATCGAAGCTGCTGGATTGGAGCGGTCTGATCGATCGACTCACGCGCCGTCCCGCCGAGGTCTTCGGCATCGAAGCCGGCACGCTGCAAAAGGGGCGTGCCGCCGATGTGGTCATACTCGATCCGCGGGCCAAGTGGACAGTGACGCCCGATACACTGATTTCGCGCTCGAAAAACTCGCCGTTCTTTGGCTGGGAGATAACCGGCACAACCGTCGCGACTGTCGTGGGCGGGCATCTGGTCTATTCGGCGAATGGACACAATGGATACCCTTAA
- a CDS encoding DegT/DnrJ/EryC1/StrS family aminotransferase, protein MDTLKTRANASAAPATSPRVPFLDLKAQYASIKHEVDAAISSVINDSAFILGRAVAEFETDFAQYCGVQHCVAVNSGTSAIHLALLAAGVGPGDEVIAPANTFIATCAPIVYCGATPVLVDVDPATYNIDPELVKTALTRRTKVIMPVHLYGRPAPIEELRAIAQEAGAVMIEDACQAHGAMYKNRRVGQFGDAACFSFYPGKNLGAYGEGGAIVTNNAGWADKLRLWRDHGSSRKYHHDLLGYNYRLEGIQGAVLGVKLRHLDDWNSTRRERASRYRRLLQGANLDLPPEDNDAQSVYHLFVVQVDERDRFQHDLKAAGIDTLIHYPIPVHKQPAFAAMNQLNFPVTERLAARIVSLPIYPELTNAQQDHVAAVARASAAQTMNEINR, encoded by the coding sequence ATGGATACCCTTAAAACTCGAGCAAATGCATCGGCTGCGCCCGCGACGAGCCCCCGCGTGCCGTTCCTCGATCTGAAGGCGCAGTATGCCTCGATCAAGCACGAGGTCGACGCGGCCATTTCATCTGTCATCAACGATTCCGCGTTCATCCTCGGGCGGGCGGTGGCCGAGTTCGAAACGGACTTCGCGCAATATTGCGGCGTTCAACACTGTGTCGCGGTCAATTCCGGCACATCGGCCATTCATCTGGCACTGCTGGCGGCGGGTGTCGGACCCGGCGATGAGGTCATCGCGCCGGCCAACACCTTTATTGCGACTTGCGCTCCCATCGTGTATTGCGGGGCAACTCCGGTCTTAGTCGATGTCGACCCGGCAACATACAACATCGATCCCGAACTCGTGAAGACGGCATTGACTCGGCGAACCAAGGTCATTATGCCCGTGCATCTCTACGGTCGTCCCGCGCCGATCGAGGAATTGCGCGCGATAGCCCAGGAGGCCGGTGCTGTCATGATTGAAGACGCCTGTCAGGCGCACGGCGCAATGTACAAGAATCGCCGTGTCGGGCAATTCGGCGACGCGGCGTGCTTTTCGTTCTATCCCGGTAAGAATCTCGGCGCATACGGCGAAGGCGGCGCGATCGTGACCAACAATGCCGGCTGGGCGGACAAGCTGCGACTCTGGCGCGATCATGGCTCCAGCCGCAAGTACCATCATGATCTGTTGGGGTACAATTATCGCCTCGAGGGAATCCAGGGCGCGGTGCTGGGCGTCAAGCTACGGCATCTGGACGATTGGAATTCTACACGCCGGGAGCGCGCCTCGCGGTATCGTCGGTTGCTGCAAGGGGCCAATCTCGACTTGCCGCCCGAAGACAACGACGCACAATCGGTCTATCATCTCTTCGTCGTGCAGGTCGACGAGCGGGATCGTTTTCAGCACGACCTGAAAGCGGCCGGCATCGACACCCTGATTCACTACCCGATACCCGTTCACAAGCAGCCGGCGTTTGCCGCGATGAACCAACTGAACTTCCCGGTGACCGAGCGATTGGCCGCCCGCATTGTCTCGCTCCCGATCTATCCGGAACTGACCAACGCACAGCAGGACCATGTCGCGGCTGTAGCGCGCGCCTCCGCTGCCCAAACGATGAACGAAATCAATCGATGA